GCGGTCGGCGCATTACCGATGGCCAGAACAGCTCCGTCCAGTTTGCCGGCAAAAGCGCGCATGGCAGCCATAGAACGGGTAATGCCTGCTTGTTTGGCTTGTTCGGCAATTCCAGGGTCGGCAATCAGACAATGCGCCTCACCACCGAATTCGGCCAGCCGCCGCTTGTTAATGCCGGTGCGGACCATTTCCACATCGCAATAAATGGATTGACCTTGTTTTAGCGCCTGCATCCCGGCAGCGATGGCATCCGGGTGAATACTGATGATTTTGGCATAATCCGGGTCGCCGGCTGCATGAATAATGCGGGAATACACTTTGACAGCCTGATCAGTCAACTTAAGTCCGGCAAGATGCGCTGCGATAATTTCCATACTCCTGGTCTCTATTGCCTGTGGATCACTAATGTAATTCATGATAAAAACCTCCCATAATTTGAACTAAATTTGTTAGAAAACCCGGCTACGCCGAGCCTAAGGGAAAGGGACAGCCGTTGGTTGCGCTTATGTCAACAGAAAGCACTTATACTTTTCTGTTAGACCAAAAAAGCCATGAAGAATTATTAGACATACACCATGTCCGACAATTAATCTTCATGGCTAACTAAAAATTAGAATTTGTGAGTCAATTCCAGATAGGTTGTCCGGGGTTGAGCTACATAATAGATATAATGTTTTCTGTCAAACAAATTGTCTATGCTAAGAGAAACAGCCGTATTTTCCGATAGTTTATAAGATACTTTGGTATCCACGGTAAAGTAAGCTTCATAAGTCCCGTAGCCTGTTTGGCCCTGCTTGCTCGGATCATTGGTCTCACTCACGTAATTACCGGTTAGACTGCCCTGCCAGGGGCCTTTCGCGTAATTGAAACCGATATTAAACATATTTTTCGGCACGGCAGCCATTTGCTTGCCTACGTTTTCAGGCGCAGCTATGCTCTCCGTCACCTTGGCATCGGTATAAGTATAGTTAAGAAAACTATTCCAGCTATCGCTCCAACGCTTGTTCAAGCTAAATTCCAACCCGTTGACCCTGGCCTCGCCGGAATTTATGAATTGCGACACCGTTCTGCCGGCAGAATTAGTAGAGGTGCGTTTATCAATTGCGTCGGTAACTTCTGTGTGATAAATATTCAACCGGGCCAGCAAGGTTTTATCAATCTGATAATCACAGCCCAGTTCATAGTTTATGTCTTTCTCCGGCTGTAGGCCAGGATTGCTTTTATAAATTACGCCGCTGCTGCTTTCCCAGTCTTTGGCCAATTCATAGATATTCGGCGCTCTGAATGCCCTGCCGATGGAAGAACGCAAGGTCAGCTTATCATTCACCTTATGAACCAATCCTAACTTAGGATTAAAGCTGTCGGCTTTTCCTTCCGGCGTATTATTGGTTACATAACTTTTTCTCGTGCTGTCATAGCCGTAAGTGTAACCGTCGTAAAAACGCCAGTCATCGTAACGGCCGCCCAGATATAGAGTGGTATTGTCCCCCAGTTTATGTTCGTCCTGGATAAAGAATGACTTGGTTTCCGTCTTGCCGCCAATATTGTTGTCACTATTGGCGGTAGCGGCAGCCAAATTCCAGCCCTGGGAAGCGACGGTCAGGGTTTTGGCCAGGGAATCCGATTGTTCAGACCTATAAGTATAACCGATGGTCAATAAGTCTTTGGCGCCGGCTCGGAAGTTATACTGTACTTCCGCCTGGCTGGTTTTGGACGGATTACGGGTATAAGAATAGGAAGACACATTATTGGTAGTGGAACTGTAACTTGTAGATACGTACCAGCTTTCTATTTCCTTTTCGCCATAGCTGACTTTCAGAGAACTGTCGCCGCTTAATTTTCTTTCATAATTTAAAGCCCAGATATTCTCATTGCGCACGCCGCGGTCGGCAACATTCTCACTGAAATATTTAAACCGGTTGTCGCCTCCCGACAAACTTATTTTGCTGTTCTCATCCGGGTGATACACTAATTTGCCGTCATACAATTTTCTGTCCATGCCGTTTTTGCCGGGATTTCTAGCCCTATCCGATCCCGGTATGGCGGTTTTATAGTCTTCATAAGCTTCATAGCCGTCGGCAGAAGTACCCTGCGCCGTTATGAAGTAATCCAGTTTGCCGGCGCTGCCGCTGGTAAAAATCGACCTGGTGATTGTTTCCTGGCCGCCGATGCCCAGGCGGACAATTGTTTCTTGCCTGGCTTTTTCTTTGGTGATGATATTAATAACCCCGCCCATAGCATTAGAACCGTATAAAGCAGATGCCGGCCCTTTGATTACCTCAATTCTGTCAATATTTTCCGTAGGAATATTCGCCAGGTTGACGCCGCCGTTATAGCCGTCGTTAATCGGCTGACCATCCATCAGGATGAGGATCTGCTTCTGACTGCCAAAGCCCCGCATGGTGATCGAATCGGTGGAACCCATGAGTCCTTTAGTTTGGCGGACATAGACCCCCGGAACCGTCGTCAGGGCATCAGCCACCCGTTTAATATTTTTTTTATCCATATCCTCTTTGGTAATGACTTCTACCGCCGCCGGCACATCCTTCACCTTTTTCTCCGTTTTCGTAGCCGTAACCACCACTTGATCCAGGTCAAACGTCGGTTCCCCGTCCGCCGCCGCCCCGGCAAGGTTTACAGGAGACAGCGCCACACCTAACGTTATCGCTAAGGCAATACTTTTGTGCTCCCACTTTTTGTTCATTATTTTCCCTCCATTGTGTGTGTGCAAATGATCAGTTCCATGGCGCGAATAATAAATTGGCAAGTCCCGGGACCGGTAAACAACCAAATCAATCTACCGGCCTTTACAGCAAATACCCCCTTTACATAAAAATGCCATGAAAAATAAACATACCCGCATACTGGGACGGGTTGTTCACCTTCATGGCATAAATCTTTCAACAATTCAATTATTAATTACAAATTATTATTTAAGATCCACTCGGACTCAGTGGCAGCTTCAGCTGCCGTTACTAAGTAATATCTTACACAAGCTCGGCTATTTCGTCAATATATAATAATAATCCCTAATAAAAATCACCGTACCCTATTTCGCCATTTTAGCTTTCCAGGCGGGAACGTCTTCCATTGTCAGGATATCAATCGAGCCCCCCTGGAATTCGCCGTCAATATCGCCCATCCGTTCTTCCATCCAACCTTCAATCTCCATATATGTTTCCTGTATTCCAGCCAATATCTCAGGATCTGCCTGCCAAAGGCCGCGCTGCGCCGCTTCCAGCAGCCGCCGGGTGATCTCTTCCATGGCCCAGGGACTCTGTTCTTTAAACCAGTCGCGCATTTCATGATCCAGCACATAGGTACGGGCGATATCATCAAATATCCAGTCACCGACTGCGCCGGTGGTAGCTTCCCAGCCATAGATGCGGCCGATGCGTTTGGCCATGTCGCCCGCGCCCTTGTAGCCGTGCCGCTTCATGCCTTCAATCCAGCGGGGGTTCAGAATCTTAATCCTGACGACCCGGTTGATTTCCTCCGCCAGGCTGGTTACCTGCGCCCGTTCCGGGTCACGGGTGTCGCCATAATAGGTCTGTACTTTCTTGCCGGAAATCATCTGCGCCGCCGCAGTCAGACCGCCATAATTGGAGAAGTGGCAGCAACAGCCAAACAAATCATATTCATCGGTAGCCACTTTATTATAAGTAACGTCCACTGTTTTCAACTGATACTCAAGCTGCGGCTGAGCCTCCCTGCCGCCTCTGTCTTTGCCGTAGGCATAGCCGCTCCAGTGCAAATAGATATCCGCCAGGTCTTTTTCCGTCTTCCAGGCCGAAGCGTAAACCGCCAAACTGACGCCGGAACCATAGGTTCCCGGTCTGCTGCCAAAAATCCGGGCTGTCGCTTGTTCCCAGTTATTTTGATTGGCAGCCAGGTTTTCCAGCGTATGCTTGCGCACATAATTCAGGTCGGACGGTTCGTCCAACTCCGCCACAGCCCTGATGGCCTGGTCAAGAAATTCGGTAATGCCGGGAAAACAATCCCTGAGTATGCCGCTGATCTTTAACGTTACGTCAATACGGGGACGATTAAGTTCACATAAAGGAATAATCTTGAATCCGTTTATCTTACCGCCGGGCAGCCACTTGGGCTCTACTCCGAGGAGAGCAAGAATTTGCGCTACCTGTTCCCCGTCGGTCCACATGCAATCACCGGCATTTAGTATCATGGCGCAATTTTCCGGCAGTTTTCCCGTATCCTGCTGATTCCTGGCCAACAGCGCCGCTGCCAGTTGCCGGCCAACCCGCCAGGCGGCCTGAGTGGGAATACGGTCAGGGTCGGCGCTGTAGAAATTCCGGCCTGTCGGCATGATATCGACACGTCCCCGTGAGATCAACCCGGACGGACCGGCGCTGATATAACCGCCTTGAAACCCATGCAGCAGGCTGTCCATCTCTTTAGAAGCCGACATTCTATTATCAATATTCAGCGTCTTTTCCTGCCACAAAGCCAATTCCTCAACCTTTTCCGCATTAACCAGATATTTTCCCAATACGCGCCCGGCAATTGCCAATAAGTTGTTACCAGCGTATTCACGTTGAATAACATGCTGTTTTCCGTCAAGCACCTTATTGGCAATTTCCAACATGGCTTTATTATCCTGGCATAAATTCATAATCTATCCCCTCCCATTCACCGTAATAAACTCACGGATAAAACTCTTGGCACAGATATGGATCTCCTGCAGCAAATCGCCGTAGGTCTTGCCAAACGCTTCATGCCAAACATGGGGCGTTTCATGCAATGCATCATAGTCTAGACCCATCAGTTCAGCTACCAAGCGACCGAATGACCGGCTTTCTTCCGTATCGTGGCGCAAAACGGAATGGATGAAGTTCACCCTTCCTTCCCCTTGAGGAATAGAGTCAAAAATATGCATGCCGTCTTGATGCATGCTGCTTTTCATGCGGTTGAGAACGGCATGGGTTTTCTCAACTATTGCCGGGAAATCTTGATTCAAATCAATTTCGACAGTCAAATTGGCCTGGGTAATCTTTTCTGCGATCAAGTGTTCCAAGGCGTTGGCCCTGGTTTTATCCTGGGTGCAGGCCTGCTGATATTCACCCAGCATAGCTGCCAAATCATCATAAGCGCCATAGGCTGCCGTTTCCACCATTACTGTCTGCATATGCCCGACCAGTGTGGCATAGCTGCGCCGTTTGGCTATGGTTCCTTCCGCCGGATTGTCGGTATTATAGATGTATAAATGCGGCAACGTACCCAGGGTAAGCTCAGGATAACAGCTTTCCGACAAGCCCAACGCCTTCCCGGGAAGAAATTCCAAATTGCCGTGTGTCCCGACATGAACCAACGCGTCGGCTCCCCATACATCTTCAAGATAACGATAGGTGGCGACATACTGGTGCGTTGGCGGACATTCCGGATCATGCAGGATTTTACATACCCTGCCGTCGCAGCGCGGTCCGGCGCAACCGCGTTTGGGTTGAGCGCAAATTACGGCGTTGCCGTATTCCACGCCGGTAATAAGAATATCGCCCTGATACACCATGGCGGCAGGTACTTCGTCAATTTCTTCACCGGGAGGATTTCCCCATGTGGCAGTCATGGCCTGCCGCGCTTCGGACGGAAAGCCGTTAAACCAGCGCCGGTATTCATCTGTTTTAAGGTATCGTAATACGCCGCCTTTTTGCACAATCTCCTCAATCGGCGTCCAGCGGAAATCGGAAATGGCTTTTCTGTCCATGATGGTGTGGATAAGTTCTTCGCCATTTTGGGGCAATTCCTGCAAAGAGTAGCCCTGGCTTTGCATCTCTTTCATAATCCGGGCGACACTTTCCAGGGTGTCAAGGTTAGCGCCGCCGCCGACCGATAGTTCAGCGCCGACACAAGGATTGTTATGCAAAATAAAAGCGACTTTCCGCCGATCAACCGGTTTATTTTTAAGGTCAATCCATTTTTTCACCCGCCGGCACAAGTAACAGATGCGGCCGGCCAGCGGCCGGTGGTATTCCAGGGCGCCGCCGGTATCAGGCTGGGGCGAACGCTCCTGGCAGGCAATCACGATAGGCTCGATAACTCCGTTCATTTCCGGCATACCGACCGCCCACACCATGCTGGCGCCAGAAATGCCATACTTGTCGGCCCGCCATTCCTCTTCGGTCTTGCTGTATGTCGTCAAGCCTTTAATAATGGGCACATTCATCCGCTGCAAAAGGTCAAATCCGTCAGTATCGCCGGTTGCTCCCTGCTCAGCCGGTTTAATCAGCATCGAGGATTGCAGATCAATCAATGCATCAATCACCGGCTGCCCTTGTTGCATAAAATATTCATTGATCACATACCGGTTGCCCAGCGATCCGGTATCGGCATCGGCGCTGCCGGTTGCAAACGCCGGCAATGCGTTCAGCCCTAAGCCATCACACTCCCGGATGATGGAATCAATAATCTCATAGTTCTTATTAATCCAGAGGCTGCGGTAGAATAAAATCCCTACCGTGGGACGTTCCGGCTGATATCCCGGGCATTTTTTCCGGTATTCGCCGGCACTGTCCATTATTTCGTCAACACCGGGATAATAGATGCCTTGCCAGGCCAATTCCGCCGGCGGCGCTGCCTCGCAATCCTGTCCCAGCACTTCTTTCAGCACATAGAACAAAGCGCTGCGGGCGTTTTCCTCACCGCCATAGGTTAGGTATTGCTGCACAGTGAGGGCTACCGGCCCGGGTACCGTATTATAGACTAACAAAGCAGGCGCATTGCCAAAGACAACCACCGGTATAACCGTTGATATTTCCTTTAGGTCGCCGGACATGGCCTCCCAAACGGCATTGGCATTAGCGTATATAACCAGAACATCAGCCTCCTGCCTGGCATACCGGAAGAAAGCTTCCCGGCACTCCGCCTCACCCATGTCTTTCATGCTGTAGATTTTGAGTTCCAGACCGTCGATTTCCCTGGCGGCCGCAACTAGCGCCTGCATATAGGAACCCCACATTATCGACGCAATTTTCATTTTCATCACCTCTTTTTTATTTTGCCATTGGCGATTATGAGCGAGCACTAAGCAATCCTGTTGCTCGTTTGTTATCACCTCATCCTCCTGCGCATCTCACTCACTATACCGTGTATATAACCACACTCCCCAGCCGTAAAATATGCAAGTTAAACCCGTCATCACTCCTGCCGCCCACCAAACATCGCCCTGCCAGCTGGCGGCCCGCAGCATGGTGTTTAACGAAGCAATGGGCGTTAATTTCATAATAGCGGCCAGCCAAACCGGCAGATTATGCAGCGGAAAAAACGAGCCGCCAAAGAAAGTCATGGGGGTAATAAAAAAATTGTTGACAATGGAAATGTCATCCGGATTATTAACCAGCATGCCTACCACTACTCCCAAAGAAGAAAAACACAAGGCTCCCAGGATGACGCCGGCAACTGCCGGCATACTGTTTAACCCAATCACGCTGAATGCCAGCAGGGCAACCAGGAACACCAAAGCGCCAAATAGCAAACTGCGGACCACCCCGGCCAATATGATCCCGAAAATTACCTGACCTACCGGAATCGGACTGACGATAATATTTTGAAAATGACGAAAGTACTTGCCGGAGCTGATGGAAGAGGCTGTTTGCTGATAGGCGTTCAACATGACGGTCACGCCGATGATACCGGCGGCTAAAAAAGGCAGATACCCGCCGTCGACGTTGACCCTGCCTCCCAGCCCCAGCCCGAAAGCAAACAGATAGATAAACGGAGAAACAAGAAAAGAGAACACATAGCCCATTTTACCGACCTTTTTCCAGAGCAGCTTCATTTCCCGCCGGAATACGGCATACCAACCCATCAGAATTCACCGTTTCTGGCCAGTTGAATAAACACTTTTTCCAAAGCGGCCGCCGTACTGACCCCGGCCTCAGCGCCAAACCGCTCCCGGATTGCCGCCGGCGTATCCAACAGCGCCAGCCGGCCGGAGCGCAGCATGGCTATCCTGTCGCATAACTGCTCAGCCTCTTCCATATAATGAGTGGTAATAATCACCGTAATGCCCTGGTCAACCAGTTGCCGGATAATCGTCCAGATATCCTGCCTAATATCCGGATCAAGTCCCACGGTCGGCTCATCCAATAAAAGCAGTCTCGGTTCCGGCATCAGCGCTCTGGCAATGAGCGCCCGCCTTACCATCCCGCCCGACAGTATGCCGACTCTTTTATGGCACATTCCCTCCATAGCAAATGCGGCAATGGTCTGTTCAACCTTTTGTTTTAGTGGTTTGACGCCAAACAGCCGGCCATAGACTTCCAGCGCTTCCTTGATCGTAAGTTCCCGTTCCAGATTATGGTTTTGCGGCACCAACCCCACTAATCGCTTCACGCGGTCGTTAGCATTGGCTATATTATGGCCAAAAATCCGGATCGTGCCGGCGCTAGGCCGCACCAGGCCGGCAATGGCTTTCATCAGCGTTGTTTTGCCGGCGCCGTTAGGTCCCAGCAGGCCAAAAACCTCTCCGGTCCGCACGGTCAGCGATACATCATTCAATGCTTTATAATGCTCATACATCTTGGAAATTCCGCTAATCTGAACTCCATACGGCGTGGCAGGCATTTTGCCCCGATCCGCTGTCTCCATATTGTTACCTCGCTGCATTTTAGATAGATAATTTTTTATAACTAACGATTTTTATGATAGAGAAACACGATCGGAATAACGATCAGAGTAAAAAAGGTGGAGGTGATGAGGCCGCCGATCAATACCCAGGCCATACTCACCCGGATTTCCGCTCCCTCGGTCAGGGATAAAGCCGTGGGCAACATGCCGACCACCATGGTCAAAGTGGTCATGAAAATCGGTTTCAGCCTGGTCTTTCCCGCTTCAATCAAAGCATCATAGGCGTTGAGGCCCCTGTCCATCAGCGTCAGGGTATAATCCAGCAGCAAGGTGCCGTTTTTGGCTACCAGGCCATCCATAACCAGAATGCCGATCAAGGAGTACAGGTTGATGGTGTTGTTGGTAAGCAGGAGAAAGAGCAAGGAACCGATCAACCCCAGCGGCAGGGAAAACATCCGGATAACGGGGGTGAAGGCCGACTCATAGAGCACAGCCAGCAGAAGATACACCAGCAATAACGACAACACCAGCGCCTGGCCCAGTTGCCGGTAGCCATTCGCCATAGCGGTCGCCTGGCCGGAAAATTGGTAGGTCACACCTTCGGGCAATTTCTCTTCCTTAAAAGTCTTGTCAATATCCGACAGTACCTCCTTTAAAGGGCGGCCGGCAACACCCGCCTGCATGATGATGGTCCGCTGCTTGTTCACCCTGGTTATGCCAACCGGACCAACCCCTTCCTGAATCTGAGCCACGTCGCCCAGGAACACCGTCCCGTTGCCGCTGACAACCGGAATGGCCTGGATATCGGCGGCCTTAAAGTTGTCGCTCCCCTGCAAACGCACGATAATATCAGTGTCCAACCCGTTATTGAGGCTGTCGCCGGCCAGCACGCCCGCCTTTTTGCCGCTGATGGCGCCGCCAAACGCATCGTTTATGTCACTGAGTGCGGTATGAAACACCCGCATGCGCTCCCGGTCAACCGTCAGCTTGTATTCCGGCACCCCTTCCTTGAAGGAGTGGCGGGCATCCTTAACGCCTTCGACCTTGCTCATCAGTGTCTGGGCCCGGGCGGCAGCCTGTTTCAAAACTTCCAGATCAGCGCAATAGAGGTAAATCAGGACCGGCGTATATTCATCCACCCCGCCGGTGGCCACCCCGGCAACGGAAGCCTCGGTTTCATATACCCGCACCGAGCCGTCGGTCACATGCCTGCGCACATAGCCGCGGATTCCCTCAGTGATTTGCCATACGCTCCGCTCCCGTTTATTCTTGCTGACAAGCTGCACCGTCAGCCGACCCCTGTTGCCGCCTCCCTCGCCGACATAGCTCAGACAATGAATCACTTCCGGTATGGTCAATACATGCTGCTCCATTTGCTCAACCACCGCATAAGTCCTGTCGGCTGTACTCCCCACCGGCATTTCCACCGATATGCGTATCCCGTTTTCATCTGTCCGAGGCATAAATTCCGCGCCGATGATTCCGGCCGGAATCAAGCCGACCGCGGCAATGAACAATACCAACACAGCCGCGATGACCTTTTTGCCGTTGGCAAGACTCCAGCGCAGCATTGTTTCGTACCGGCAAACCATTTGTGCTTCCAGCGCTTCCATAAAGTTCCACAGCCGGCCGGAGGGTTCGGGCACGCCGTTTTTAAACAGGCGTGCCGTCAGCATGGGCGTCAGGGTAAAGGAAATAAACAGCGAAAATAAAGTAGCGAAAACAATCGTCAAACCGAATTGACGGAAATATTGGCCGGTAATATCCGTCATAAACGCGATGGGCAAAAAGACGACCACATCGCACAGGGTAATGGCAACAGCAGCCAT
This window of the Methylomusa anaerophila genome carries:
- a CDS encoding precorrin-8X methylmutase; this encodes MNYISDPQAIETRSMEIIAAHLAGLKLTDQAVKVYSRIIHAAGDPDYAKIISIHPDAIAAGMQALKQGQSIYCDVEMVRTGINKRRLAEFGGEAHCLIADPGIAEQAKQAGITRSMAAMRAFAGKLDGAVLAIGNAPTALFEVIKIMQESQLRPALIVGVPVGFVGAAESKEYLVRNSPVPYITVHGNKGGSPIAASAINAMLYML
- a CDS encoding TonB-dependent receptor plug domain-containing protein: MNKKWEHKSIALAITLGVALSPVNLAGAAADGEPTFDLDQVVVTATKTEKKVKDVPAAVEVITKEDMDKKNIKRVADALTTVPGVYVRQTKGLMGSTDSITMRGFGSQKQILILMDGQPINDGYNGGVNLANIPTENIDRIEVIKGPASALYGSNAMGGVINIITKEKARQETIVRLGIGGQETITRSIFTSGSAGKLDYFITAQGTSADGYEAYEDYKTAIPGSDRARNPGKNGMDRKLYDGKLVYHPDENSKISLSGGDNRFKYFSENVADRGVRNENIWALNYERKLSGDSSLKVSYGEKEIESWYVSTSYSSTTNNVSSYSYTRNPSKTSQAEVQYNFRAGAKDLLTIGYTYRSEQSDSLAKTLTVASQGWNLAAATANSDNNIGGKTETKSFFIQDEHKLGDNTTLYLGGRYDDWRFYDGYTYGYDSTRKSYVTNNTPEGKADSFNPKLGLVHKVNDKLTLRSSIGRAFRAPNIYELAKDWESSSGVIYKSNPGLQPEKDINYELGCDYQIDKTLLARLNIYHTEVTDAIDKRTSTNSAGRTVSQFINSGEARVNGLEFSLNKRWSDSWNSFLNYTYTDAKVTESIAAPENVGKQMAAVPKNMFNIGFNYAKGPWQGSLTGNYVSETNDPSKQGQTGYGTYEAYFTVDTKVSYKLSENTAVSLSIDNLFDRKHYIYYVAQPRTTYLELTHKF
- a CDS encoding cobaltochelatase subunit CobN encodes the protein MNLCQDNKAMLEIANKVLDGKQHVIQREYAGNNLLAIAGRVLGKYLVNAEKVEELALWQEKTLNIDNRMSASKEMDSLLHGFQGGYISAGPSGLISRGRVDIMPTGRNFYSADPDRIPTQAAWRVGRQLAAALLARNQQDTGKLPENCAMILNAGDCMWTDGEQVAQILALLGVEPKWLPGGKINGFKIIPLCELNRPRIDVTLKISGILRDCFPGITEFLDQAIRAVAELDEPSDLNYVRKHTLENLAANQNNWEQATARIFGSRPGTYGSGVSLAVYASAWKTEKDLADIYLHWSGYAYGKDRGGREAQPQLEYQLKTVDVTYNKVATDEYDLFGCCCHFSNYGGLTAAAQMISGKKVQTYYGDTRDPERAQVTSLAEEINRVVRIKILNPRWIEGMKRHGYKGAGDMAKRIGRIYGWEATTGAVGDWIFDDIARTYVLDHEMRDWFKEQSPWAMEEITRRLLEAAQRGLWQADPEILAGIQETYMEIEGWMEERMGDIDGEFQGGSIDILTMEDVPAWKAKMAK
- a CDS encoding cobaltochelatase subunit CobN codes for the protein MITNEQQDCLVLAHNRQWQNKKEVMKMKIASIMWGSYMQALVAAAREIDGLELKIYSMKDMGEAECREAFFRYARQEADVLVIYANANAVWEAMSGDLKEISTVIPVVVFGNAPALLVYNTVPGPVALTVQQYLTYGGEENARSALFYVLKEVLGQDCEAAPPAELAWQGIYYPGVDEIMDSAGEYRKKCPGYQPERPTVGILFYRSLWINKNYEIIDSIIRECDGLGLNALPAFATGSADADTGSLGNRYVINEYFMQQGQPVIDALIDLQSSMLIKPAEQGATGDTDGFDLLQRMNVPIIKGLTTYSKTEEEWRADKYGISGASMVWAVGMPEMNGVIEPIVIACQERSPQPDTGGALEYHRPLAGRICYLCRRVKKWIDLKNKPVDRRKVAFILHNNPCVGAELSVGGGANLDTLESVARIMKEMQSQGYSLQELPQNGEELIHTIMDRKAISDFRWTPIEEIVQKGGVLRYLKTDEYRRWFNGFPSEARQAMTATWGNPPGEEIDEVPAAMVYQGDILITGVEYGNAVICAQPKRGCAGPRCDGRVCKILHDPECPPTHQYVATYRYLEDVWGADALVHVGTHGNLEFLPGKALGLSESCYPELTLGTLPHLYIYNTDNPAEGTIAKRRSYATLVGHMQTVMVETAAYGAYDDLAAMLGEYQQACTQDKTRANALEHLIAEKITQANLTVEIDLNQDFPAIVEKTHAVLNRMKSSMHQDGMHIFDSIPQGEGRVNFIHSVLRHDTEESRSFGRLVAELMGLDYDALHETPHVWHEAFGKTYGDLLQEIHICAKSFIREFITVNGRG
- a CDS encoding ABC transporter permease, encoding MGWYAVFRREMKLLWKKVGKMGYVFSFLVSPFIYLFAFGLGLGGRVNVDGGYLPFLAAGIIGVTVMLNAYQQTASSISSGKYFRHFQNIIVSPIPVGQVIFGIILAGVVRSLLFGALVFLVALLAFSVIGLNSMPAVAGVILGALCFSSLGVVVGMLVNNPDDISIVNNFFITPMTFFGGSFFPLHNLPVWLAAIMKLTPIASLNTMLRAASWQGDVWWAAGVMTGLTCIFYGWGVWLYTRYSE
- a CDS encoding ABC transporter ATP-binding protein, which encodes METADRGKMPATPYGVQISGISKMYEHYKALNDVSLTVRTGEVFGLLGPNGAGKTTLMKAIAGLVRPSAGTIRIFGHNIANANDRVKRLVGLVPQNHNLERELTIKEALEVYGRLFGVKPLKQKVEQTIAAFAMEGMCHKRVGILSGGMVRRALIARALMPEPRLLLLDEPTVGLDPDIRQDIWTIIRQLVDQGITVIITTHYMEEAEQLCDRIAMLRSGRLALLDTPAAIRERFGAEAGVSTAAALEKVFIQLARNGEF
- a CDS encoding efflux RND transporter permease subunit; the protein is MNITRFSIQRPVGITMIVLLFVVLGVYSYFRIGVELLPTYNYPYCAVSVEYPGASVEEVEQAVVKPLEQAISSAAHLKKMIAVCRQERATLMIEFDFDANADLAAVDVSKLVNRVRRELPDDIGEPVIMRRDPSATPIMEIAVKSKYSLADIYGKADQVFKERLERAEGVSDVVVGGGRDREVAVDVHRDKLAQYRLALSRIVSRIKGENIMLPAGIIYTDKLEKDVRLVARYQTPEEIRNIYVAGPAGNEIPLSALADVEERDSRAKRFSKVNGEDAISLQVFKNSDANIVNTVTGVKKQLATLRTEYPEYQFLIVANDADYIENSLKNTLATLVEGICTTGLVLYLFLRGWRSTAAVMVAIPTSLIATFLIMYAAGFTFNMMSLMGMTLCIGILVDDAIVVLENIHRHMRLGKPPAVAAEEGRNEIGMAAVAITLCDVVVFLPIAFMTDITGQYFRQFGLTIVFATLFSLFISFTLTPMLTARLFKNGVPEPSGRLWNFMEALEAQMVCRYETMLRWSLANGKKVIAAVLVLFIAAVGLIPAGIIGAEFMPRTDENGIRISVEMPVGSTADRTYAVVEQMEQHVLTIPEVIHCLSYVGEGGGNRGRLTVQLVSKNKRERSVWQITEGIRGYVRRHVTDGSVRVYETEASVAGVATGGVDEYTPVLIYLYCADLEVLKQAAARAQTLMSKVEGVKDARHSFKEGVPEYKLTVDRERMRVFHTALSDINDAFGGAISGKKAGVLAGDSLNNGLDTDIIVRLQGSDNFKAADIQAIPVVSGNGTVFLGDVAQIQEGVGPVGITRVNKQRTIIMQAGVAGRPLKEVLSDIDKTFKEEKLPEGVTYQFSGQATAMANGYRQLGQALVLSLLLVYLLLAVLYESAFTPVIRMFSLPLGLIGSLLFLLLTNNTINLYSLIGILVMDGLVAKNGTLLLDYTLTLMDRGLNAYDALIEAGKTRLKPIFMTTLTMVVGMLPTALSLTEGAEIRVSMAWVLIGGLITSTFFTLIVIPIVFLYHKNR